A region from the Triticum urartu cultivar G1812 chromosome 1, Tu2.1, whole genome shotgun sequence genome encodes:
- the LOC125533255 gene encoding uncharacterized protein LOC125533255: MATARAVAASMRLTCALSTLAILATILFTLLLLIAGALQLRVPTGYVVVDCAPPPPSDAAAAAFLDSLLPLLAALPAAAAPTGFASLQSSGGAFTRGVCLGGSALKECLACLAAAAKNLTGCGASRRAGVWRGEGCFMGYADGNASSPHEDVFRDVVSFGEDVFPAVISFDDGKPPSNPKCFDTRALVALAQSLAGRGAANSSGARVVTDAAALSSNATGKTTVTLRAQCARDRAAAADCARCLGGSAREVRACGWGLDGEHERVADVLGYNCFLRIETSVPTGWPMPVAKYMKDPVLITLCAGMLLALVAAVIACVRGRKKRGTGNA, encoded by the exons ATGGCCACGGCGCGCGCTGTTGCCGCGTCCATGAGGCTCACCTGCGCGCTCAGCACCTTAGCCATCCTCGCCACCATCCTCTTCACGCTCCTCCTGCTGATCGCTGGTGCATTGCAGCTGCGTGTCCCGACCGGCTACGTGGTGGTCGACTGCGCCCCGCCCCCGCCCTCGGACGCCGCCGCTGCTGCCTTCCTCGACAGCCTCCTGCCGCTCCTGGCCGCGCTGCCCGCTGCCGCCGCGCCGACGGGGTTCGCGTCCCTGCAGTCCAGCGGCGGGGCGTTCACCCGCGGCGTCTGCCTGGGCGGCTCCGCGCTCAAGGAGTGCCTCGCGTGCCTCGCCGCGGCCGCCAAGAACCTCACCGGCTGCGGCGCGAGCAGGCGCGCCGGCGTCTGGAGGGGCGAGGGCTGCTTCATGGGCTACGCGGACGGCAACGCTTCCTCTCCGCACGAGGACGTCTTCCGCGACGTCGTCTCCTTCGGCGAAGACGTCTTCCCCGCCGTCATCTCCTTCGACGACGGCAAGCCGCCCTCCAACCCCAAGTGCTTCGACACGCGGGCGCTCGTCGCGCTCGCGCAGTCGCTGGCGGGGCGCGGCGCGGCCAACAGCTCGGGGGCGCGCGTCGTCACCGACGCGGCCGCGCTCTCGAGCAACGCCACTGGGAAGACCACGGTGACGTTGCGGGCGCAGTGCGCGAGGGACCGCGCCGCGGCGGCGGACTGCGCCCGGTGCCTGGGGGGCTCGGCGCGAGAGGTGCGGGCGTGCGGCTGGGGCCTCGACGGCGAGCACGAGCGCGTGGCCGACGTGCTCGGCTACAACTGCTTCCTACGGATCGAGACCTCAGTTCCGACGGGTTGGCCCATGCCCGTGGCGAAATATATGA AGGATCCCGTCCTGATAACCTTGTGCGCCGGCATGCTGCTCGCGCTGGTCGCCGCGGTAATCGCGTGCGTCcgtgggaggaagaagaggggCACCGGGAACGCGTAG